A stretch of DNA from Cydia fagiglandana chromosome 24, ilCydFagi1.1, whole genome shotgun sequence:
CGCTCTTGCGGGCCGCCTTGGTGGCGAGCTGTTTACGGGGCGCTTTACCACCGGTGGATTTACGAGCGGTCTGCTTTGTACGGGCCATTGCGAAAAAAATTTACTACGACACGCGTTACTACGTTACGTTAACGAGTCACGAGAGGGAATAAACTTCGCGACTCAGAGCGCCTGCTTTTTATGTGCTCGTCGGAAAGGGACGGAGTTAGTGTGCGTGTGAGCGAGAGGTCTATAAAATTCACATACGCGTCCCCCTCTCCCCTCTTCATTTCTCACCAATACGATTTCtgattacaataaattattgaaatattaaaacatatgtatatatagatttttttttttcactcatactaattttattgcgttttttttttttttttttttagttaggttaggttgtaaataacaatatttgaccgAGTTAAGTTAGCCTAAGTACAACCTAACCTAGGAGTTAGGTTAGGTCTGGTactaaataacaatatttgacagAGTTAGGTtagcctacctaacctaactccgcggaacctaacctaacctaggagTTAGATTAGCCTATCTAACCTAACTCCGCGGAACCTAacttaacttaacctaacccaggAGTTAGGTtagcctacctaacctaactccgcgGAACCTAACTTAAACTATTAGAGTTAGGTTATGTTAGATcagcctacctaacctaactccgcgGAAAATAACCTAACTCTGTTCAATTCCCTATTGCCTCacgttacatatatatatgtatctatttgtttaattttttaaatatgtaggcGTACGTGATTACATGGCCTTACTTAACCACCATCATCACCATAgtgtaagtaaataatatttttgatcatCGATACTTATCGACCGATTGACACCGTATGCACGGTTAGAAACATCTTATATTATATTCAGAACGTATttgtggccctgaaaagggcctttttgGTTGATGCACAAACCACACTCTCAAAGCGTGTCGTGTCGTCGCAATACGAACTACCTAAACCCATTACACTAAAAGTGTATTGAGAAGACAGACCGCATACGAGGAACGACGTACGCTTACTTGGAGCTGGTGTACTTGGTGACGGCCTTGGTGCCTTCACTGACGGCGTGCTTGGCGAGCTCACCGGGCAGCAAGAGCCTCACGGAGGTCTGCACCTCCCTGCTGGTGATAGTGGACCTCTTGTTGTAGTGAGCGAGGCGGGAGGCCTCGGCGGCGATGCGCTCGAAGATGTCGTTCACGAACGAGTTCATGATCGACATGGCCTTGCTGGAGATACCGGTGTCGGGGTGGACCTGCTTGAGCACCTTGTAGATGTAGATGGCGTAGCTCTCCTTGCGCTTatgcttcttctttttcttggAGTCCGACTTGGAGATGTTCTTCTGGGCCTTGCCGGATTTCTTGGCGGCCTTACCGCTAGTCTTGGGTGGCATTGCGATATAGTTAGATGCTTACAGTACGAGAGTCGAACtggaaatatgatatttttttacggTCGCCCGATCTTTGCTAGCGTAGCGAACGGGAAATAGGGGATTAAAGATCGAGCGTCGAGCCCGCGGTATCTCGACCAATAGCGTTCGTGCATCAT
This window harbors:
- the LOC134676217 gene encoding histone H2B; this encodes MPPKTSGKAAKKSGKAQKNISKSDSKKKKKHKRKESYAIYIYKVLKQVHPDTGISSKAMSIMNSFVNDIFERIAAEASRLAHYNKRSTITSREVQTSVRLLLPGELAKHAVSEGTKAVTKYTSSK